The bacterium DNA segment AAGAGCGCACAGATGCTAATATATTAATAAGAATATGCTCTATTGGTTTTTTCGAATTATAATCCGAGTAATAATGGTTGTTTATGGGCCGCTGAAGGTGGAAGGCGTGGAGAATGTGCCGCGTAAAGGCGGGCTTTTTATTTCAGCCAACCATATCAGCGACGCCGACCCGCTAGCAATCGGCGCTGCCACCCCACGGGAATTGCACTATATGGCCAAAGAGGAGCTATTTAGCATCCCGGTCATGGGTACTTTAATGCGTTGGGCAAATGCTTTTCCGGTTAAACCCCGATCCGCAGATAGGGCAGCGCTTCGCAAAGCTGAGGGGCTTGTTCAGTCTGGGAAAGCCGTAGTAA contains these protein-coding regions:
- a CDS encoding lysophospholipid acyltransferase family protein, with product MVVYGPLKVEGVENVPRKGGLFISANHISDADPLAIGAATPRELHYMAKEELFSIPVMGTLMRWANAFPVKPRSADRAALRKAEGLVQSGKAVVIFPEGQSSETGEMQSFLPGVALLAKKAGVPIVPAGIIGTRRIIPYGSVIPRPAFRRVIVRFGKPLVFSKDEDTKEILERLRQAVAELIK